The following coding sequences lie in one Halogeometricum rufum genomic window:
- a CDS encoding ketopantoate reductase family protein — translation MDVLVFGAGSLGTLVGALLARVHDVTLVGREPHVSRVAERGVRVSGAVEDRTRPDATTDGTGHSADLAVVTVKSFDTPPAADALATGSFDAVLSLQNGLTEGELAARLDAPVLAGTATYGARLRDPGHVECTGVGRVVLGARRGGTDPHAERAGKAFRDAGIETLVAADMPRRRWEKLAVNAGVNAVTALARVENGALADGPGYELAHRAARETARVARAEGVSLSNRRARRALDEVVAATSANRSSMLQDVDAGRRTEVEAIHGVVVERAETHRLAAPTNRTLADLLRTWERGRGVRSE, via the coding sequence ATGGACGTACTCGTCTTCGGCGCCGGAAGTCTGGGCACCCTCGTCGGCGCACTCCTCGCGCGGGTCCACGACGTGACGCTCGTCGGCCGGGAGCCGCACGTCTCGCGCGTCGCCGAACGCGGCGTTCGCGTCTCCGGTGCGGTCGAGGACCGGACGCGACCGGACGCGACCACCGACGGCACGGGCCACAGCGCGGACCTCGCCGTCGTCACGGTGAAGTCGTTCGACACGCCCCCGGCGGCCGACGCGCTCGCCACCGGCAGTTTCGACGCCGTCCTCTCCCTACAGAACGGACTCACCGAGGGCGAACTCGCGGCGCGACTCGACGCGCCCGTCCTCGCCGGCACCGCCACCTACGGCGCGCGACTGCGCGACCCCGGCCACGTCGAGTGCACGGGCGTCGGGCGCGTCGTCCTCGGCGCGAGACGGGGCGGCACCGACCCGCACGCCGAACGCGCCGGGAAGGCGTTCCGCGACGCCGGCATCGAGACGCTGGTCGCCGCCGACATGCCGCGGCGACGCTGGGAGAAACTCGCGGTCAACGCCGGCGTCAACGCCGTGACCGCCCTCGCGCGCGTCGAGAACGGCGCTCTCGCCGACGGCCCGGGGTACGAACTGGCGCACCGCGCGGCCCGCGAGACGGCCCGCGTCGCCCGCGCGGAGGGCGTATCGCTCTCGAACCGTCGCGCCCGGCGGGCGCTGGACGAGGTGGTCGCGGCGACGAGTGCGAACCGGTCGTCGATGCTGCAGGACGTGGACGCGGGCCGACGAACCGAGGTCGAGGCCATCCACGGCGTCGTCGTCGAACGGGCCGAAACCCACCGGCTGGCCGCCCCGACGAACCGGACGCTGGCCGACCTGTTGCGGACGTGGGAACGGGGTCGGGGGGTCCGGAGCGAGTAG
- a CDS encoding DMT family transporter: MKQQTAWLVLVGAAFFETAWAVGLEYADGFSNLRATAFVVVALVVSMAGLAKAVEVLPVGTAYAVWTGIGAVGTVLVGIALFDESTSPVRLLCLVAIVAGVVGLRFAA, from the coding sequence GTGAAGCAACAGACTGCGTGGCTGGTCCTCGTCGGCGCGGCGTTCTTCGAGACGGCGTGGGCCGTCGGACTGGAGTACGCCGACGGTTTCTCGAACCTCCGGGCGACGGCGTTCGTCGTCGTCGCCCTCGTCGTGAGCATGGCCGGCCTCGCGAAGGCCGTCGAGGTGCTGCCGGTCGGAACGGCCTACGCCGTCTGGACCGGCATCGGAGCGGTCGGCACCGTCCTCGTCGGCATCGCCCTGTTCGACGAGTCCACGTCGCCGGTCCGACTCCTCTGTCTCGTCGCCATCGTCGCCGGCGTCGTCGGCCTCCGGTTCGCGGCCTGA
- a CDS encoding sulfatase → MSTESPENVLFVVMDTVRKDRLTPYGYDRPTTPNLESFAEEATVFEEAVAPAPWTLPVHASLFTGMYPSHHGADQENPYLEGATTLAETLSAAGYDTACYSSNAWITPYTHLTDGFSHQDNFFEVMPGEFLSGPLAKAWKTMNDNDALRAVADKLVSLGNTAHEYFAGGGGADSKTPAVVDRTMEFVEGSERSFAFINLMDAHLPYHPPEEFAEEFAPGVDSTEVCQNSKEYNSGARDIDDDEWEAIRGLYDAEIAHIDDQLGRLFDWLKETGRWDDTMVVVCADHGELHGEHDLYGHEFCLYDPLVNVPLLVKHPELEADRRDDQVELVDLYHTVLDALDVEGGTPASPGDDVVALDRTRSLLSASYREFSRASNDDPGQVRDGEYAFVEYSRPVVELKQLEEKASSAGITLPEDSRFYSRMRAARRTDAKYVRIDRIPDEAYRLDDDPGETENLAGGDDDAVEGTEAALSAFESNVGGAWTDALDDDVSDDSVEQMDDEAQERLRDLGYLE, encoded by the coding sequence ATGAGCACCGAGTCGCCCGAGAACGTTCTCTTTGTCGTGATGGACACGGTCCGGAAGGACCGACTCACGCCGTACGGGTACGACCGGCCGACCACGCCGAACCTCGAATCGTTCGCGGAGGAAGCGACGGTGTTCGAGGAGGCTGTCGCCCCGGCACCGTGGACGCTCCCCGTCCACGCGTCGCTGTTCACCGGGATGTACCCCTCCCACCACGGCGCCGACCAGGAGAACCCGTATCTGGAGGGTGCGACCACCCTCGCGGAGACGCTGTCGGCCGCCGGCTACGACACCGCCTGTTACTCCTCGAACGCGTGGATAACGCCGTACACCCACCTGACGGACGGCTTCTCCCACCAGGACAACTTCTTCGAGGTGATGCCCGGGGAGTTCCTCTCCGGCCCGTTGGCGAAGGCGTGGAAGACGATGAACGACAACGACGCCCTCCGCGCCGTCGCCGACAAACTCGTCAGCCTCGGCAACACCGCCCACGAGTACTTCGCCGGCGGCGGCGGCGCCGACTCGAAGACGCCCGCCGTCGTCGACCGGACGATGGAGTTCGTCGAGGGGTCCGAGCGGTCGTTCGCGTTCATCAACCTCATGGACGCCCACCTGCCGTACCACCCGCCCGAGGAGTTCGCCGAGGAGTTCGCGCCGGGCGTCGACTCGACCGAAGTCTGCCAGAACTCAAAGGAGTACAACTCGGGGGCGCGCGACATCGACGACGACGAGTGGGAGGCCATCCGGGGCCTGTACGACGCCGAAATCGCCCACATCGACGACCAACTCGGCCGCCTGTTCGACTGGCTGAAGGAGACCGGCCGCTGGGACGACACGATGGTCGTCGTCTGCGCCGACCACGGCGAACTCCACGGCGAACACGACCTGTACGGCCACGAGTTCTGTCTGTACGACCCGCTCGTGAACGTCCCCCTGCTGGTGAAACACCCCGAACTGGAGGCTGACCGCCGGGACGACCAGGTCGAACTCGTCGACCTCTACCACACGGTGCTGGACGCTCTCGACGTGGAGGGCGGCACGCCCGCCTCGCCCGGCGACGACGTCGTCGCACTCGACCGGACCCGGTCGCTGCTCTCGGCCTCCTACCGGGAGTTCTCGCGGGCGTCGAACGACGACCCCGGACAGGTTCGCGACGGCGAGTACGCGTTCGTGGAGTACTCCCGCCCGGTGGTCGAACTGAAGCAACTGGAGGAGAAGGCGTCGAGCGCGGGCATCACGCTCCCGGAGGACTCCCGGTTCTACTCGCGCATGCGCGCGGCGCGGCGCACCGACGCCAAGTACGTCCGCATCGACCGCATCCCCGACGAGGCGTACCGGTTGGACGACGACCCCGGAGAGACGGAGAACCTCGCGGGAGGCGACGACGACGCCGTCGAGGGGACGGAGGCCGCGCTCTCGGCGTTCGAGTCGAACGTCGGCGGCGCGTGGACGGACGCCCTCGACGACGACGTGTCCGACGACTCGGTCGAGCAGATGGACGACGAGGCACAGGAACGCCTCCGCGACCTCGGTTATCTGGAGTGA
- a CDS encoding NifU family protein — MSTDATNADDDLKERVTNFLRRNFPQIQMHGGSAAIQHLDREAGEVTIMLGGACSGCGISPMTIQAIKSRMVKEIPEIETVNAETGMTGDGGHGGGGMSPSFPGESSGDDGGDGDEGPQAPF, encoded by the coding sequence ATGAGCACGGACGCGACCAACGCCGACGACGACCTGAAAGAGCGCGTCACCAACTTCCTGCGCCGGAACTTCCCGCAGATTCAGATGCACGGTGGCTCCGCGGCCATCCAGCACCTCGACCGCGAGGCGGGCGAGGTCACCATCATGCTCGGTGGGGCCTGCTCGGGGTGCGGTATCTCGCCGATGACCATCCAGGCCATCAAGAGCCGGATGGTCAAGGAGATTCCCGAGATAGAGACGGTGAACGCCGAGACGGGAATGACCGGTGACGGCGGCCACGGCGGCGGCGGCATGTCCCCCTCGTTCCCCGGCGAATCGAGCGGCGACGACGGCGGCGACGGCGACGAAGGCCCGCAAGCGCCCTTCTGA